Proteins encoded by one window of Salmonirosea aquatica:
- a CDS encoding Crp/Fnr family transcriptional regulator, which translates to MELLKNFLGQYVSLSQAQFDTLEASLREMELGAGDYLLREGNICRTICFVREGTLRVLHFDQDGEVTRYFIPKGNIAVLPDSFRYQAPANENIQAVTDCRLLVLRYEDLIKMYDQIPVWTRLVQKLHEEVLQQRTLGRTLGSRDARSRLQLFNEEYPGLIDEIPTKILASFLRISPLELNRIRGELTQ; encoded by the coding sequence ATGGAGCTACTGAAAAACTTCTTGGGACAATACGTTTCGTTGTCCCAGGCCCAATTTGACACACTGGAAGCCTCGCTGCGTGAAATGGAACTAGGCGCGGGAGACTACTTATTGCGGGAAGGCAACATTTGCCGTACCATTTGCTTTGTGAGGGAGGGTACCCTGCGCGTGCTTCATTTCGACCAGGATGGAGAAGTGACCCGTTATTTCATTCCCAAAGGCAACATAGCTGTACTTCCCGACAGCTTCCGCTACCAGGCCCCGGCCAACGAAAACATCCAGGCCGTCACCGATTGCCGCCTGCTGGTACTTCGCTATGAAGACCTCATCAAGATGTACGATCAGATTCCGGTCTGGACCCGGCTAGTGCAAAAATTGCACGAGGAAGTATTGCAGCAGCGCACGCTGGGCCGAACCCTGGGCTCGCGGGATGCGCGTTCGCGCCTACAGCTTTTCAATGAAGAATATCCCGGACTGATCGATGAAATCCCGACTAAAATCCTGGCTTCTTTCCTTCGCATCAGCCCCCTGGAGCTGAACCGGATACGTGGTGAACTGACCCAATGA
- a CDS encoding acyl carrier protein: MKQRIISILNNFGVEATAITDDAHFIKDLGFDSLDLVDMMMQLEQEFSIAIPDEDYARITSIRSLMEYLQEQQSVPA; this comes from the coding sequence ATGAAACAGCGCATTATCTCTATTCTGAATAACTTTGGCGTAGAAGCAACCGCCATCACCGACGACGCTCATTTTATCAAGGACCTGGGTTTTGACAGCCTCGACCTCGTGGATATGATGATGCAGTTGGAACAGGAGTTTTCTATTGCCATCCCCGATGAAGACTACGCCCGCATCACGTCCATCCGTAGTTTGATGGAGTACCTGCAGGAGCAGCAGTCGGTACCTGCCTGA
- a CDS encoding secondary thiamine-phosphate synthase enzyme YjbQ has product MQVFQREFRLPPYPRGFHLITDRVEREISELRHIKAGILHVFIQHTSASLTINEDADPTVRQDFESHFNQAVPENAPYYRHNYEGSDDMPAHLKASLLGSSVSLPITNGRLNLGTWQGIYLCEHRDRATGRSLVLTAYGI; this is encoded by the coding sequence ATGCAGGTATTTCAGCGTGAATTCAGACTCCCCCCCTACCCCCGGGGCTTTCATTTGATTACCGACCGGGTCGAACGTGAAATCTCCGAACTGCGCCACATCAAAGCCGGAATCCTGCATGTTTTTATTCAACACACATCGGCCAGCCTGACGATCAACGAGGATGCCGACCCCACGGTACGGCAGGATTTTGAAAGTCATTTCAACCAGGCAGTTCCTGAAAACGCCCCCTACTACCGCCACAATTACGAAGGGAGCGACGACATGCCCGCGCACCTGAAAGCATCCCTGCTGGGTAGTTCGGTGAGCCTGCCCATTACCAACGGTCGTCTGAATCTGGGTACCTGGCAGGGAATATACCTCTGCGAGCACCGCGACCGGGCGACGGGCCGCAGCCTGGTGCTAACTGCGTATGGGATATGA
- a CDS encoding 2-phosphosulfolactate phosphatase — translation MKQLDVCLTPDLLHLHKLENSIVVVADVFRATSCMVTGLAYGVKSITPVATVEECKALQEKGYLAAAERDAMKVEGFDLDNSPFSYMSEKVIGAHIAMTTTNGTLSIAKAKTTAVKVMVGAFLNLGALVNQLRSEQYDVLVLCAGWKGRPNLEDTLFAGALAEALKDQFILVEDGALMAQRLYMQGRDNLPGFVANSSHVRRLQRLGIQKDITYSLQSDLYDVVPILRGNQLVALH, via the coding sequence TTGAAACAACTTGACGTTTGTCTTACGCCTGATTTACTGCACCTGCACAAGCTGGAAAACTCCATCGTAGTGGTAGCAGACGTATTCCGGGCCACTTCCTGCATGGTCACCGGCCTGGCCTATGGCGTAAAAAGTATTACGCCCGTGGCCACGGTTGAAGAGTGTAAGGCGTTGCAGGAGAAGGGATACCTGGCCGCCGCCGAGCGGGACGCCATGAAAGTAGAAGGCTTCGATCTGGACAATTCTCCGTTCAGTTATATGTCGGAAAAGGTCATCGGGGCGCATATCGCCATGACCACCACCAACGGTACCCTGTCGATTGCCAAAGCGAAAACTACGGCAGTAAAAGTAATGGTAGGAGCCTTCCTGAACCTGGGTGCCCTGGTGAACCAGCTGCGCTCGGAACAGTACGACGTGCTGGTGTTATGTGCAGGCTGGAAAGGACGTCCCAATCTGGAAGACACCCTTTTTGCGGGCGCTCTCGCCGAGGCGCTCAAGGATCAGTTCATACTGGTGGAAGACGGAGCGCTCATGGCACAACGGCTGTATATGCAGGGCCGGGACAACCTGCCGGGCTTCGTGGCCAACTCTTCGCACGTACGCCGTTTGCAGCGTCTGGGTATTCAGAAAGACATCACCTACTCATTACAATCTGACCTTTATGACGTGGTACCCATCCTGAGGGGCAATCAGTTGGTGGCATTGCACTGA
- a CDS encoding porin, protein MDDMTDTTHYSRGLLSLYEKFNRLRISGYLQPQFQAAQSKGAPSFNGGDFPAAVNNRFSLRRGRLRLDYTHVNAEGLPTVFFVYQFDGTERGFFTRDFFGQVFENKWSVLNLTAGIFPRPFGFEVNLGSGDRESPERGRMSQLLMRTERDVGAMVSFHPQRKAHPLSFLKVDVGVFNGPGLSGTTDFDSYKDLISRISVKRLPVAPSVQLSAGASLLYGGMQQFTKEIYRMKEGGYVADIADDNHGQIAPRRYFGGDVQVVIKNPLGTTELRAEYIGGTQTSTRTTSETPFTIPMLNGTSAPLYIRPFDGAYFYFLHSLKNPKHQFGLKYDWYDPNREVTGADLDADYTGADVAFQTLGLGYNYYISANLRLLLWYEVVRNEKTALEGYQNDLQDDVLTCRLQFRF, encoded by the coding sequence ATGGACGACATGACCGACACGACGCATTACAGCCGGGGACTACTCTCGCTCTACGAAAAATTCAACCGCCTGCGCATCAGCGGGTACCTGCAGCCCCAATTCCAGGCAGCTCAGTCCAAGGGAGCGCCGAGTTTTAACGGGGGTGATTTCCCCGCTGCCGTTAACAACCGTTTTTCACTTCGCCGGGGGCGACTGCGACTCGACTACACGCACGTCAACGCCGAGGGGTTGCCCACGGTGTTCTTCGTGTACCAGTTCGATGGCACCGAGCGGGGCTTCTTTACCCGCGATTTTTTCGGGCAGGTATTCGAAAACAAGTGGAGTGTACTCAACCTGACGGCGGGTATTTTCCCGCGTCCCTTTGGCTTTGAGGTAAATCTGGGCTCGGGCGACCGCGAATCGCCCGAACGGGGCCGCATGTCGCAGTTGTTGATGCGTACCGAGCGCGACGTGGGAGCCATGGTTTCGTTTCATCCGCAGCGTAAAGCCCATCCGCTCTCTTTCCTGAAAGTGGACGTGGGCGTATTCAACGGCCCCGGCCTTTCGGGTACCACCGACTTCGATAGCTATAAGGATCTGATCAGCCGGATATCCGTAAAGCGGCTCCCGGTAGCCCCCTCGGTGCAGCTTTCGGCCGGCGCTTCGCTGCTCTACGGAGGAATGCAGCAATTCACCAAAGAGATTTACCGGATGAAAGAGGGAGGGTACGTGGCCGATATTGCCGACGACAATCATGGACAAATCGCGCCCCGGCGCTACTTTGGAGGAGATGTGCAGGTTGTGATCAAAAATCCGCTGGGCACGACTGAACTCCGGGCCGAGTACATCGGGGGTACCCAAACCTCCACCCGCACCACGTCCGAAACCCCTTTTACCATTCCTATGCTGAATGGCACCTCCGCTCCGCTTTACATCCGGCCATTTGATGGGGCGTATTTTTATTTCCTGCATTCGCTCAAAAATCCCAAGCACCAGTTCGGACTCAAGTACGACTGGTACGATCCCAACCGCGAGGTAACCGGGGCCGACCTCGACGCCGATTATACGGGGGCCGATGTGGCTTTCCAGACTTTGGGATTGGGATACAACTATTACATCAGCGCCAACCTTCGCCTGTTGCTCTGGTATGAAGTAGTCAGGAATGAGAAAACGGCGCTGGAAGGGTACCAAAATGATTTGCAGGATGACGTGCTTACCTGCCGCCTGCAATTCAGGTTCTAA
- the gcvT gene encoding glycine cleavage system aminomethyltransferase GcvT: MKTIPLHDVHVGLGAKMVPFAGFEMPVRYSSDLEEHHTVRNGVGVFDVSHMGEFVVRGPGALALIQKVSANDASVLTDGKVQYSYLPNATGGVVDDLLVYRYNANEYYLVVNASNIEKDWDWIVSHNTEGAEMENISDRLCLLAVQGPLATATLQKLTEIDLSALEYYTFTTGTLADIDDVLISATGYTGAGGFEVYVWAKDAEAMWKAIFEAGAEFGIKPVGLGARDTLRLEKGYCLYGNDIDDTTSPLEAGLGWVTKFTKDFINSTALKAQKERGLSRKLVGFELLEKGIPRGHYELCTADGAKIGEVTSGTISPTLQKGIGMGYVPTAYAKPGTEIFVKVRDRLLKAQVVKMPFV, from the coding sequence ATGAAAACGATCCCTCTTCACGACGTACACGTCGGACTAGGTGCCAAAATGGTACCCTTCGCCGGTTTTGAAATGCCAGTCCGTTATTCGTCCGACCTCGAAGAACATCATACAGTCCGGAATGGCGTCGGTGTTTTTGACGTGTCGCACATGGGCGAGTTTGTGGTCAGGGGACCGGGAGCTTTGGCGCTGATTCAGAAGGTGTCGGCCAACGACGCTTCGGTGCTTACCGATGGTAAGGTACAGTACAGCTACCTACCCAATGCCACTGGCGGCGTCGTGGACGACCTGCTGGTATACCGCTACAACGCAAACGAGTATTACCTGGTAGTGAACGCTTCCAACATTGAAAAGGATTGGGACTGGATCGTGAGCCACAACACCGAAGGCGCTGAAATGGAAAACATTTCCGATCGCCTGTGTCTGCTGGCGGTGCAGGGTCCGTTGGCCACGGCTACCTTGCAGAAGCTGACGGAGATCGATCTGTCGGCTCTGGAATACTATACATTCACTACGGGTACCCTGGCGGACATTGACGATGTGCTTATTTCGGCCACGGGCTACACCGGAGCGGGTGGCTTCGAGGTGTATGTATGGGCCAAAGACGCCGAAGCGATGTGGAAAGCCATTTTCGAAGCCGGCGCTGAGTTTGGCATCAAGCCCGTCGGCCTGGGCGCGCGCGACACACTGCGGCTGGAAAAAGGGTACTGCCTGTATGGCAACGACATTGACGATACCACTTCACCGCTGGAAGCCGGCCTGGGCTGGGTGACAAAATTTACCAAAGACTTTATCAACTCCACCGCTTTGAAAGCGCAGAAAGAACGGGGTTTGTCCCGCAAATTGGTGGGGTTTGAACTCCTGGAAAAGGGTATCCCGCGCGGGCATTACGAACTATGCACCGCCGACGGCGCGAAAATCGGGGAAGTTACCTCAGGTACCATTTCACCTACCCTGCAAAAAGGCATCGGCATGGGCTACGTACCCACCGCTTACGCCAAACCCGGCACTGAAATATTTGTAAAAGTACGCGATCGGCTTCTCAAGGCACAAGTCGTAAAAATGCCCTTTGTTTGA
- a CDS encoding Rid family detoxifying hydrolase, with product MKRILLLLAFLLCTGLSAFAQKQIIRTDGAPQPVGPYSQGVVAQGLLFVAGQVGLDPATRKLVEGGLEKEVPQIMENIKAILAAHGMDMTHVVNTTIFMKNLAQFEKVNDLYASYFTRDFPARTTVGVDAIPAGGAIEIAVVAVVPFRKRKK from the coding sequence ATGAAAAGAATACTTTTACTTCTTGCTTTTTTACTATGTACCGGACTTTCGGCGTTCGCCCAGAAACAAATTATCCGCACCGACGGCGCGCCTCAGCCGGTAGGGCCGTACAGCCAGGGGGTGGTGGCTCAGGGACTGCTGTTTGTGGCGGGGCAGGTGGGGCTGGACCCGGCTACCCGCAAATTGGTGGAGGGAGGGCTAGAAAAAGAGGTACCGCAAATCATGGAGAACATCAAGGCGATCCTGGCCGCGCACGGCATGGATATGACCCACGTGGTGAACACGACAATTTTTATGAAAAATCTGGCGCAGTTCGAAAAAGTGAATGACCTATACGCATCGTATTTTACCCGTGATTTCCCGGCGCGTACCACGGTGGGAGTCGATGCGATTCCGGCTGGCGGGGCGATCGAAATCGCCGTGGTGGCCGTGGTACCTTTCCGCAAGCGAAAAAAATAA
- a CDS encoding NIPSNAP family protein: protein MNLKPGLLLLLIAGFTMAINTKAEAINVMPGAEPSGRLYEMRIYYCEPGRLDALLTRFRNHTTRIFEKHGMTNVGYWLPIDNTDNKLVYVLSYPDMAAREAAWKAFGSDPEWKKVASDSEKDGKIVSKVDKIFMHETDFSFPMKVTGPADDRVYELRIYHTNPGKLPDLLARFRNHTTALFAKQGITNLNYWLPDEIDNELIYMLAYPNMEAAKAKFEAFRADPDWIKARDYSERNGKIVERVESTYLRATDFSPIR, encoded by the coding sequence ATGAATCTAAAACCAGGTTTACTGCTGCTGCTGATCGCAGGCTTCACAATGGCAATCAACACAAAGGCCGAAGCTATCAATGTTATGCCCGGAGCTGAACCTAGCGGGCGGCTCTACGAAATGCGTATTTATTACTGTGAGCCGGGCCGTCTCGATGCGCTCCTGACACGTTTTCGCAATCATACCACCCGTATTTTTGAAAAGCACGGCATGACCAACGTAGGGTACTGGTTGCCGATCGACAATACCGACAACAAGCTGGTGTACGTACTTTCGTATCCCGACATGGCCGCCCGCGAGGCCGCCTGGAAGGCGTTTGGCAGCGATCCCGAATGGAAGAAGGTAGCGTCGGATTCGGAGAAGGATGGCAAGATCGTGTCGAAGGTTGACAAAATTTTCATGCACGAAACTGACTTTTCCTTTCCCATGAAAGTGACCGGCCCCGCCGACGATCGGGTGTATGAGCTTCGGATTTACCATACCAATCCGGGTAAATTACCGGATTTGCTGGCGCGGTTTCGTAACCATACCACGGCGCTTTTTGCCAAGCAAGGCATTACCAACCTGAATTACTGGCTTCCCGATGAAATCGACAACGAGCTGATCTACATGCTGGCGTACCCCAATATGGAAGCGGCCAAGGCAAAGTTCGAAGCCTTCCGGGCCGATCCGGATTGGATTAAGGCGCGGGACTACTCCGAACGCAATGGCAAGATCGTAGAACGCGTAGAATCTACCTACCTTCGGGCCACCGATTTTTCACCCATCCGTTGA
- a CDS encoding uridine kinase family protein, whose amino-acid sequence MNHSTKPFIVGITGGSASGKTFFMKNLLASFSEDEICRISQDNYYRPIHEIPKDANGVENFDLPETIDHHLFAQHIAELRQGKVVRQKEYTFNNPLLDPKTLVFTPTPIIVVEGIFVFYFPEVAQLIDLKVFVDAKEHIKIKRRIIRDNSERGYDLDDVLYRWENHVAPTYDKYIKPLRSEADVIINNHHKFDRGLEVLVEYLKTKV is encoded by the coding sequence ATGAATCATTCTACCAAACCCTTCATCGTGGGCATCACGGGAGGAAGTGCTTCCGGCAAAACTTTTTTCATGAAAAACCTGCTCGCCTCGTTCTCCGAGGACGAGATTTGCCGCATTTCGCAGGATAATTACTACCGCCCGATCCACGAAATCCCGAAGGATGCCAATGGCGTGGAGAATTTCGACCTACCCGAAACGATCGATCACCATCTGTTTGCGCAGCATATCGCCGAACTTCGTCAGGGAAAGGTAGTACGGCAAAAAGAGTACACCTTCAACAATCCGTTGCTGGACCCTAAAACGCTCGTATTCACCCCTACCCCGATCATCGTAGTGGAAGGAATTTTCGTATTCTACTTCCCCGAGGTAGCCCAACTGATCGACCTGAAAGTTTTTGTGGATGCCAAGGAACATATCAAAATAAAACGCCGTATCATTCGTGACAACAGCGAGCGCGGCTACGACCTCGACGATGTGCTCTACCGCTGGGAAAATCACGTGGCCCCTACCTACGACAAGTACATCAAGCCCCTGCGCTCGGAAGCCGATGTCATCATCAATAACCATCACAAATTCGACCGTGGCCTGGAGGTGCTGGTGGAGTACCTGAAGACGAAAGTGTGA
- a CDS encoding DUF2490 domain-containing protein: protein MKYIKNAAVLGCILAPLSLFAQLSPPGLDGTRAVAWGAVGFSQALGKKITLIAYGGLGRLGDPTHWAPLQKPGIGVYNQEFQYKLSTQWQASLAQSFRVQNLYSEDEPYEAEDPSQRFELRYYARLYYKRSLGKLAATYSFRPEVRTFYAPSWEAASRPLELRFRLKGQVSLPLDDHKANFIIGANEILTALDEYRSKVPLDHHHTWSTYHFTEDRLALYFRHVFRQSDVTLDVGVMEQFKSGGHFEPVSYLAFDVLFQNPFSRHIN from the coding sequence ATGAAGTACATCAAGAATGCTGCCGTTCTGGGCTGTATCCTGGCCCCGCTTTCCCTTTTCGCTCAACTTTCTCCTCCCGGTCTGGATGGTACCCGGGCCGTAGCCTGGGGGGCCGTCGGTTTTAGCCAGGCCTTAGGAAAAAAAATAACGTTAATCGCTTACGGCGGGCTAGGCCGCCTGGGTGACCCTACCCATTGGGCGCCTCTGCAAAAACCGGGGATAGGGGTCTACAATCAGGAGTTCCAATACAAGCTCAGCACCCAATGGCAGGCGTCCTTAGCCCAAAGTTTCCGCGTCCAGAATCTATATAGTGAAGACGAGCCCTACGAAGCAGAAGATCCTTCCCAGCGTTTCGAACTCCGGTACTATGCCAGGCTATATTACAAACGAAGCCTGGGCAAACTGGCGGCCACGTATTCATTCCGGCCCGAGGTGCGCACGTTTTATGCGCCATCCTGGGAAGCCGCCTCTCGTCCGCTGGAGCTTCGTTTCCGGCTGAAGGGCCAGGTCAGCTTACCCCTTGACGACCATAAAGCCAATTTCATCATCGGAGCCAATGAAATACTGACCGCGCTGGATGAGTACCGGTCGAAGGTACCTTTGGATCACCATCACACCTGGTCGACGTACCATTTTACGGAAGATCGCCTGGCGTTGTATTTTCGACACGTTTTCAGGCAGTCGGACGTAACGCTGGATGTGGGGGTGATGGAGCAGTTCAAGAGCGGCGGCCATTTCGAGCCCGTATCTTACCTGGCGTTCGATGTGTTATTCCAAAATCCGTTCTCCCGACATATCAATTAA
- a CDS encoding PorZ beta-propeller-like domain-containing protein, whose amino-acid sequence MRKWRSLLFVCLSYYPALAQEVPLGGWQTHFSYLSALRVEQVQDRFFCATYNGLFSYQPQNDSTVLYSKINGLHDTGISSLAFEPDSRQLLLSYRNGNLDLVQLDENTEFQSITEWPLLRDAPSLPDDRRSYQLIFRKKLAYLSTFFGIVVLDPSRLEVRETYQNIGPGGSETAVFGISFTQDSLYAHTSQGILRTSLSDNVNRQFYGNWQRVPASFTATSIAVLQEKLYAGVAGQGIFRKNNAGWQLVYPATSQRVSLRVSQDRIVAALDNRVVTLSPQDQATGFRDPLLVATQEAILDAANNLWVADRQTGLISNFSGSYRSLSPPTGDTTIATRTDSIIVDRNGFQWIRLPGTLGGGILVKNPATQQQRYLTASPNNGGLPSSQVNSLSLDRNGLVWFAADRGVGYFVPEGVLSVGAVNAVLPIFGQRRLLSNEYNTAIVSEPGDRKWVGTRNGLYLFSPDGTRLVRQFDAANSPLPSDQILALKFDETSGRLYIDTPNGLVSYRSDASAPAADLQTITIFPNPVRPGYSGMVGIKGLVNETVVKITDLAGRLVFETRSEGGTASWNLLDYTGRRARGGVYLVLTIAPDGTESRAGKLAIVE is encoded by the coding sequence ATGAGAAAATGGAGATCGCTACTTTTCGTTTGTCTATCCTACTATCCTGCCCTTGCTCAGGAGGTGCCTTTAGGAGGTTGGCAGACGCATTTCAGCTATCTTTCGGCCTTGCGTGTGGAGCAGGTGCAGGACCGTTTTTTCTGCGCTACCTACAACGGACTGTTCAGCTACCAACCCCAAAACGACAGTACGGTGCTTTATTCCAAAATCAACGGCCTGCACGACACAGGCATCAGCAGCCTGGCCTTCGAGCCGGACAGTCGCCAGCTGTTGTTGAGTTACCGGAATGGCAATCTGGATTTGGTGCAGCTGGATGAAAACACAGAATTCCAATCCATTACCGAGTGGCCGTTACTACGCGATGCCCCTTCTCTGCCCGATGATCGGCGCAGTTACCAACTGATTTTTAGGAAAAAGCTAGCCTACCTAAGTACCTTTTTCGGTATCGTAGTGCTTGATCCCTCCCGCCTCGAGGTGCGCGAAACCTACCAGAATATTGGCCCGGGTGGCTCCGAAACTGCGGTTTTTGGGATCAGTTTCACGCAGGACAGCCTCTATGCTCATACCTCACAGGGCATTTTGCGCACTTCGTTGAGTGACAATGTCAATCGGCAGTTTTACGGAAACTGGCAAAGGGTACCTGCCTCTTTTACAGCCACTTCGATTGCCGTATTGCAGGAAAAGCTCTACGCCGGAGTAGCGGGTCAGGGTATTTTTCGAAAAAATAACGCGGGTTGGCAACTCGTCTACCCGGCCACGAGTCAGCGGGTTTCGCTCCGGGTGAGCCAGGACCGCATTGTGGCCGCGCTGGACAATCGCGTCGTAACCCTCAGTCCGCAGGATCAGGCTACGGGTTTTCGCGATCCGCTGCTGGTGGCCACTCAGGAAGCCATTTTGGACGCCGCCAACAATCTGTGGGTGGCCGATCGGCAGACCGGACTAATCAGTAATTTTTCGGGAAGCTACCGTTCGCTAAGTCCCCCGACGGGCGATACTACGATTGCCACGCGGACTGATTCGATAATCGTTGACCGCAACGGATTCCAGTGGATTCGTTTGCCCGGTACCTTGGGGGGCGGAATTCTGGTGAAAAATCCGGCCACGCAGCAACAAAGGTACCTTACTGCTTCGCCCAACAACGGCGGCTTACCCTCCTCCCAGGTCAACAGTCTTTCGCTGGATCGCAATGGACTGGTGTGGTTCGCGGCGGATCGGGGCGTGGGTTATTTTGTGCCCGAGGGCGTGCTGTCCGTCGGGGCTGTTAACGCGGTACTTCCCATATTCGGTCAGCGCCGGCTTTTGAGCAACGAATACAACACCGCGATTGTGAGCGAACCGGGCGACCGCAAATGGGTTGGTACCCGAAACGGCCTGTACCTGTTCAGTCCCGACGGCACCCGGCTGGTTCGGCAGTTCGACGCCGCGAACAGCCCCCTGCCATCGGACCAGATTTTAGCCCTAAAATTTGACGAAACCAGCGGACGGCTGTACATTGATACCCCGAATGGCCTGGTATCGTACCGCTCCGATGCTTCGGCTCCGGCGGCAGATTTACAAACGATTACCATTTTCCCGAATCCGGTACGGCCCGGCTACTCAGGTATGGTGGGGATCAAAGGGTTGGTGAATGAAACGGTAGTAAAAATTACGGACCTGGCGGGAAGGCTCGTTTTCGAAACCCGTTCGGAGGGCGGAACGGCCTCCTGGAACCTGCTGGATTATACCGGACGGCGCGCACGGGGCGGTGTTTATCTGGTGTTGACTATAGCCCCCGACGGCACAGAAAGCAGGGCCGGAAAACTGGCGATTGTAGAGTAG